The following proteins come from a genomic window of Macaca fascicularis isolate 582-1 chromosome 8, T2T-MFA8v1.1:
- the LRP12 gene encoding low-density lipoprotein receptor-related protein 12 isoform X2, whose translation MARRWSTKESPRWRSALLLLFFAGVYACGETPEQIRAPSGIITSPGWPSEYPAKINCSWFIRANPGEIITISFQDFDIQGSRRCSLDWLTIETYKNIESYRACGSTIPPPYISSQDHIWIRFHSDDSVSRKGFRLAYFSGKSEEPNCACDQFRCGNGKCIPEAWKCNNMDECGDSSDEEICAKEANPPTATAFQPCAYNQFQCLSRFTKVYTCLPESLKCDGNIDCLDLGDEIDCDVPTCGQWLKYFYGTFNSPNYPDFYPPGSNCTWLIDTGDHRKVILRFTDFKLDGTGYGDYVKIYDGLEENPHKLLRVLTAFDSHAPLTVVSSSGQIRVHFCADKVNAARGFNATYQVDGFCLPWEIPCGGNWGCYTEQQRCDGYWHCPNGRDEINCTMCQKEEFPCSRNGVCYPRSDRCNYQNHCPNGSDEKNCFFCQPGNFHCKNNRCVFESWVCDSQDDCGDGSDEENCPVIVPTRVITAAVIGSLICGLLLVIALGCTCKLYSLRMFERRSFETQLSRVEAELLRREAPPSYGQLIAQGLIPPVEDFPVCSPNQASVLENLRLAVRSQLGFTSVRLPMAGRSSNIWNRIFNFARSRHSGSLALVSADGDEVVPSQSTSREPERNHTHRSLFSVESDDTDTENERRDTAGASGGVAAPLPQKVPPTTAVEATVGACASSSTQSTRGGHADNGRDVTSVEPPSVSPARHQLTSALSRMTQGLRWVRFTLGRSSSVSQNQSPLRQLDNGVSGREDDDDVEMLIPVSDGSSDFDVNDCSRPLLDLASDQGQGLRQPYSATNPGVRPSNRDGPCERCGIVHTAQIPDTCLEVTLKNETSDDEALLLC comes from the exons CTTGTGGAGAGACTCCAGAGCAAATTCGAGCACCAAGTGGCATAATCACAAGCCCAGGCTGGCCTTCTGAATATCCTGCAAAAATCAACTGTAGCTGGTTCATAAGGGCAAACCCAGGCGAAATCATTACTATAAG ttttcAGGATTTTGATATTCAAGGATCCAGAAGGTGCAGTTTGGACTGGTTGACAATAGAAACATACAAGAATATTGAAAGTTACAGAGCTTGTGGTTCCACAATTCCACCTCCGTATATCTCCTCACAAGACCACATCTGGATTAGGTTTCATTCAGATGACAGCGTCTCTAGAAAGGGTTTCAGACTGGCATATTTTTcag GGAAATCTGAGGAACCAAACTGTGCTTGTGATCAGTTTCGTTGTGGTAATGGAAAGTGTATACCAGAAGCCTGGAAGTGtaataacatggatgaatgtgGAGATAGCTCTGATGAAGAGATCTGTGCCAAAGAAGCTAATCCTCCAACTGCCACTGCTTTTCAACCCTGTGCTTACAACCAGTTCCAGTGTTTATCCCGTTTTACCAAAGTTTACACTTGCCTCCCCGAATCTTTAAAATGTGATGGGAACATTGACTGCCTTGACCTAGGAGATGAGATAGACTGTGATGTGCCAACGTGTGGGCAGtggctaaaatatttttatggtacTTTTAATTCTCCCAATTACCCAGACTTTTATCCTCCTGGAAGCAATTGCACCTGGTTAATTGACACTGGTGATCACCGTAAAGTCATTTTACGCTTTACGGACTTTAAACTTGATGGAACTGGTTATGGTGATTATGTCAAAATATATGATGGATTAGAGGAGAATCCACACAAGCTTTTGCGTGTGTTGACAGCTTTTGATTCTCATGCACCTCTTACAGTTGTTTCTTCTTCTGGACAGATAAGGGTACATTTTTGTGCTGATAAAGTGAATGCTGCGAGGGGATTTAATGCTACTTACCAAGTAGATGGGTTCTGTTTGCCATGGGAAATACCCTGTGGAGGTAACTGGGGGTGTTATACTGAGCAGCAGCGTTGTGATGGGTATTGGCATTGCCCAAATGGAAGGGATGAAATCAATTGTACCATGTGCCAGAAGGAAGAATTTCCGTGTTCCCGAAACGGTGTCTGTTATCCTCGTTCTGATCGCTGCAACTACCAGAATCATTGCCCAAATGGCTCAGAtgaaaaaaactgctttttttGCCAACCAGGAAATTTCCATTGTAAAAACAATCGTTGCGTGTTTGAAAGTTGGGTGTGTGATTCTCAAGATGACTGTGGTGATGGCAGCGATGAAGAGAATTGCCCAGTAATCGTGCCTACAAGAGTCATCACTGCTGCCGTCATAGGGAGCCTCATCTGTGGCCTGTTACTCGTCATTGCATTGGGATGTACTTGTAAGCTTTATTCTCTGAGAATGTTTGAAAGAAG ATCATTTGAAACACAGTTGTCAAGAGTGGAAGCAGAATTGTTAAGAAGAGAAGCTCCTCCCTCTTATGGACAATTGATTGCTCAGGGTTTAATTCCACCAGTTGAAGATTTTCCTGTTTGTTCACCTAATCAG gCTTCTGTTTTGGAAAATCTGAGGCTAGCGGTACGATCTCAGCTTGGATTTACTTCAGTCAGGCTTCCAATGGCAGGCAGATCAAGCAACATTTGGAACcgtatttttaattttgcaagaTCACGTCATTCTGGGTCATTGGCTTTGGTCTCAGCAGATGGAGATGAGGTTGTCCCTAGTCAGAGTACCAGTAGAGAACCTGAGAGAAATCACACTCACAGAAGTTTGTTTTCCGTGGAGTCTGATGATACAGacacagaaaatgagagaagagatACGGCAGGAGCATCTGGTGGGGTTGCAGCTCCTTTGCCTCAAAAAGTCCCTCCCACAACGGCAGTAGAGGCGACAGTAGGAGCGTGTGCAAGTTCCTCAACTCAGAGTACCCGAGGTGGTCATGCAGATAATGGAAGGGATGTGACAAGTGTGGAACCCCCAAGTGTGAGTCCAGCACGTCACCAGCTTACAAGTGCACTCAGTCGTATGACTCAGGGGCTACGTTGGGTACGTTTTACATTAGGACGATCAAGTTCCGTAAGTCAGAACCAGAGTCCTTTGAGACAACTTGATAATGGGGTAAGTGGaagagaagatgatgatgatgttgaaaTGCTAATTCCAGTTTCTGATGGATCTTCAGACTTTGATGTGAATGACTGCTCCAGACCTCTTCTTGATCTTGCCTCAGATCAAGGACAAGGGCTTAGACAACCATATAGTGCAACAAACCCTGGAGTAAGGCCAAGTAATCGAGATGGCCCCTGTGAGCGCTGTGGTATTGTCCACACTGCCCAGATACCAGACACTTGCTTGGAAGTAACACTGAAAAACGAAACGAGTGATGATGAGGCTTTGTTACTTTGTTAG
- the LRP12 gene encoding low-density lipoprotein receptor-related protein 12 isoform X1, with protein sequence MARRWSTKESPRWRSALLLLFFAGVYGNGALAEHSENVHISGVSTACGETPEQIRAPSGIITSPGWPSEYPAKINCSWFIRANPGEIITISFQDFDIQGSRRCSLDWLTIETYKNIESYRACGSTIPPPYISSQDHIWIRFHSDDSVSRKGFRLAYFSGKSEEPNCACDQFRCGNGKCIPEAWKCNNMDECGDSSDEEICAKEANPPTATAFQPCAYNQFQCLSRFTKVYTCLPESLKCDGNIDCLDLGDEIDCDVPTCGQWLKYFYGTFNSPNYPDFYPPGSNCTWLIDTGDHRKVILRFTDFKLDGTGYGDYVKIYDGLEENPHKLLRVLTAFDSHAPLTVVSSSGQIRVHFCADKVNAARGFNATYQVDGFCLPWEIPCGGNWGCYTEQQRCDGYWHCPNGRDEINCTMCQKEEFPCSRNGVCYPRSDRCNYQNHCPNGSDEKNCFFCQPGNFHCKNNRCVFESWVCDSQDDCGDGSDEENCPVIVPTRVITAAVIGSLICGLLLVIALGCTCKLYSLRMFERRSFETQLSRVEAELLRREAPPSYGQLIAQGLIPPVEDFPVCSPNQASVLENLRLAVRSQLGFTSVRLPMAGRSSNIWNRIFNFARSRHSGSLALVSADGDEVVPSQSTSREPERNHTHRSLFSVESDDTDTENERRDTAGASGGVAAPLPQKVPPTTAVEATVGACASSSTQSTRGGHADNGRDVTSVEPPSVSPARHQLTSALSRMTQGLRWVRFTLGRSSSVSQNQSPLRQLDNGVSGREDDDDVEMLIPVSDGSSDFDVNDCSRPLLDLASDQGQGLRQPYSATNPGVRPSNRDGPCERCGIVHTAQIPDTCLEVTLKNETSDDEALLLC encoded by the exons GAAATGGTGCTCTTGCAGAACATTCTGAAAATGTGCATATTTCAGGAGTGTCAACTG CTTGTGGAGAGACTCCAGAGCAAATTCGAGCACCAAGTGGCATAATCACAAGCCCAGGCTGGCCTTCTGAATATCCTGCAAAAATCAACTGTAGCTGGTTCATAAGGGCAAACCCAGGCGAAATCATTACTATAAG ttttcAGGATTTTGATATTCAAGGATCCAGAAGGTGCAGTTTGGACTGGTTGACAATAGAAACATACAAGAATATTGAAAGTTACAGAGCTTGTGGTTCCACAATTCCACCTCCGTATATCTCCTCACAAGACCACATCTGGATTAGGTTTCATTCAGATGACAGCGTCTCTAGAAAGGGTTTCAGACTGGCATATTTTTcag GGAAATCTGAGGAACCAAACTGTGCTTGTGATCAGTTTCGTTGTGGTAATGGAAAGTGTATACCAGAAGCCTGGAAGTGtaataacatggatgaatgtgGAGATAGCTCTGATGAAGAGATCTGTGCCAAAGAAGCTAATCCTCCAACTGCCACTGCTTTTCAACCCTGTGCTTACAACCAGTTCCAGTGTTTATCCCGTTTTACCAAAGTTTACACTTGCCTCCCCGAATCTTTAAAATGTGATGGGAACATTGACTGCCTTGACCTAGGAGATGAGATAGACTGTGATGTGCCAACGTGTGGGCAGtggctaaaatatttttatggtacTTTTAATTCTCCCAATTACCCAGACTTTTATCCTCCTGGAAGCAATTGCACCTGGTTAATTGACACTGGTGATCACCGTAAAGTCATTTTACGCTTTACGGACTTTAAACTTGATGGAACTGGTTATGGTGATTATGTCAAAATATATGATGGATTAGAGGAGAATCCACACAAGCTTTTGCGTGTGTTGACAGCTTTTGATTCTCATGCACCTCTTACAGTTGTTTCTTCTTCTGGACAGATAAGGGTACATTTTTGTGCTGATAAAGTGAATGCTGCGAGGGGATTTAATGCTACTTACCAAGTAGATGGGTTCTGTTTGCCATGGGAAATACCCTGTGGAGGTAACTGGGGGTGTTATACTGAGCAGCAGCGTTGTGATGGGTATTGGCATTGCCCAAATGGAAGGGATGAAATCAATTGTACCATGTGCCAGAAGGAAGAATTTCCGTGTTCCCGAAACGGTGTCTGTTATCCTCGTTCTGATCGCTGCAACTACCAGAATCATTGCCCAAATGGCTCAGAtgaaaaaaactgctttttttGCCAACCAGGAAATTTCCATTGTAAAAACAATCGTTGCGTGTTTGAAAGTTGGGTGTGTGATTCTCAAGATGACTGTGGTGATGGCAGCGATGAAGAGAATTGCCCAGTAATCGTGCCTACAAGAGTCATCACTGCTGCCGTCATAGGGAGCCTCATCTGTGGCCTGTTACTCGTCATTGCATTGGGATGTACTTGTAAGCTTTATTCTCTGAGAATGTTTGAAAGAAG ATCATTTGAAACACAGTTGTCAAGAGTGGAAGCAGAATTGTTAAGAAGAGAAGCTCCTCCCTCTTATGGACAATTGATTGCTCAGGGTTTAATTCCACCAGTTGAAGATTTTCCTGTTTGTTCACCTAATCAG gCTTCTGTTTTGGAAAATCTGAGGCTAGCGGTACGATCTCAGCTTGGATTTACTTCAGTCAGGCTTCCAATGGCAGGCAGATCAAGCAACATTTGGAACcgtatttttaattttgcaagaTCACGTCATTCTGGGTCATTGGCTTTGGTCTCAGCAGATGGAGATGAGGTTGTCCCTAGTCAGAGTACCAGTAGAGAACCTGAGAGAAATCACACTCACAGAAGTTTGTTTTCCGTGGAGTCTGATGATACAGacacagaaaatgagagaagagatACGGCAGGAGCATCTGGTGGGGTTGCAGCTCCTTTGCCTCAAAAAGTCCCTCCCACAACGGCAGTAGAGGCGACAGTAGGAGCGTGTGCAAGTTCCTCAACTCAGAGTACCCGAGGTGGTCATGCAGATAATGGAAGGGATGTGACAAGTGTGGAACCCCCAAGTGTGAGTCCAGCACGTCACCAGCTTACAAGTGCACTCAGTCGTATGACTCAGGGGCTACGTTGGGTACGTTTTACATTAGGACGATCAAGTTCCGTAAGTCAGAACCAGAGTCCTTTGAGACAACTTGATAATGGGGTAAGTGGaagagaagatgatgatgatgttgaaaTGCTAATTCCAGTTTCTGATGGATCTTCAGACTTTGATGTGAATGACTGCTCCAGACCTCTTCTTGATCTTGCCTCAGATCAAGGACAAGGGCTTAGACAACCATATAGTGCAACAAACCCTGGAGTAAGGCCAAGTAATCGAGATGGCCCCTGTGAGCGCTGTGGTATTGTCCACACTGCCCAGATACCAGACACTTGCTTGGAAGTAACACTGAAAAACGAAACGAGTGATGATGAGGCTTTGTTACTTTGTTAG
- the LRP12 gene encoding low-density lipoprotein receptor-related protein 12 isoform X3 has translation MDECGDSSDEEICAKEANPPTATAFQPCAYNQFQCLSRFTKVYTCLPESLKCDGNIDCLDLGDEIDCDVPTCGQWLKYFYGTFNSPNYPDFYPPGSNCTWLIDTGDHRKVILRFTDFKLDGTGYGDYVKIYDGLEENPHKLLRVLTAFDSHAPLTVVSSSGQIRVHFCADKVNAARGFNATYQVDGFCLPWEIPCGGNWGCYTEQQRCDGYWHCPNGRDEINCTMCQKEEFPCSRNGVCYPRSDRCNYQNHCPNGSDEKNCFFCQPGNFHCKNNRCVFESWVCDSQDDCGDGSDEENCPVIVPTRVITAAVIGSLICGLLLVIALGCTCKLYSLRMFERRSFETQLSRVEAELLRREAPPSYGQLIAQGLIPPVEDFPVCSPNQASVLENLRLAVRSQLGFTSVRLPMAGRSSNIWNRIFNFARSRHSGSLALVSADGDEVVPSQSTSREPERNHTHRSLFSVESDDTDTENERRDTAGASGGVAAPLPQKVPPTTAVEATVGACASSSTQSTRGGHADNGRDVTSVEPPSVSPARHQLTSALSRMTQGLRWVRFTLGRSSSVSQNQSPLRQLDNGVSGREDDDDVEMLIPVSDGSSDFDVNDCSRPLLDLASDQGQGLRQPYSATNPGVRPSNRDGPCERCGIVHTAQIPDTCLEVTLKNETSDDEALLLC, from the exons atggatgaatgtgGAGATAGCTCTGATGAAGAGATCTGTGCCAAAGAAGCTAATCCTCCAACTGCCACTGCTTTTCAACCCTGTGCTTACAACCAGTTCCAGTGTTTATCCCGTTTTACCAAAGTTTACACTTGCCTCCCCGAATCTTTAAAATGTGATGGGAACATTGACTGCCTTGACCTAGGAGATGAGATAGACTGTGATGTGCCAACGTGTGGGCAGtggctaaaatatttttatggtacTTTTAATTCTCCCAATTACCCAGACTTTTATCCTCCTGGAAGCAATTGCACCTGGTTAATTGACACTGGTGATCACCGTAAAGTCATTTTACGCTTTACGGACTTTAAACTTGATGGAACTGGTTATGGTGATTATGTCAAAATATATGATGGATTAGAGGAGAATCCACACAAGCTTTTGCGTGTGTTGACAGCTTTTGATTCTCATGCACCTCTTACAGTTGTTTCTTCTTCTGGACAGATAAGGGTACATTTTTGTGCTGATAAAGTGAATGCTGCGAGGGGATTTAATGCTACTTACCAAGTAGATGGGTTCTGTTTGCCATGGGAAATACCCTGTGGAGGTAACTGGGGGTGTTATACTGAGCAGCAGCGTTGTGATGGGTATTGGCATTGCCCAAATGGAAGGGATGAAATCAATTGTACCATGTGCCAGAAGGAAGAATTTCCGTGTTCCCGAAACGGTGTCTGTTATCCTCGTTCTGATCGCTGCAACTACCAGAATCATTGCCCAAATGGCTCAGAtgaaaaaaactgctttttttGCCAACCAGGAAATTTCCATTGTAAAAACAATCGTTGCGTGTTTGAAAGTTGGGTGTGTGATTCTCAAGATGACTGTGGTGATGGCAGCGATGAAGAGAATTGCCCAGTAATCGTGCCTACAAGAGTCATCACTGCTGCCGTCATAGGGAGCCTCATCTGTGGCCTGTTACTCGTCATTGCATTGGGATGTACTTGTAAGCTTTATTCTCTGAGAATGTTTGAAAGAAG ATCATTTGAAACACAGTTGTCAAGAGTGGAAGCAGAATTGTTAAGAAGAGAAGCTCCTCCCTCTTATGGACAATTGATTGCTCAGGGTTTAATTCCACCAGTTGAAGATTTTCCTGTTTGTTCACCTAATCAG gCTTCTGTTTTGGAAAATCTGAGGCTAGCGGTACGATCTCAGCTTGGATTTACTTCAGTCAGGCTTCCAATGGCAGGCAGATCAAGCAACATTTGGAACcgtatttttaattttgcaagaTCACGTCATTCTGGGTCATTGGCTTTGGTCTCAGCAGATGGAGATGAGGTTGTCCCTAGTCAGAGTACCAGTAGAGAACCTGAGAGAAATCACACTCACAGAAGTTTGTTTTCCGTGGAGTCTGATGATACAGacacagaaaatgagagaagagatACGGCAGGAGCATCTGGTGGGGTTGCAGCTCCTTTGCCTCAAAAAGTCCCTCCCACAACGGCAGTAGAGGCGACAGTAGGAGCGTGTGCAAGTTCCTCAACTCAGAGTACCCGAGGTGGTCATGCAGATAATGGAAGGGATGTGACAAGTGTGGAACCCCCAAGTGTGAGTCCAGCACGTCACCAGCTTACAAGTGCACTCAGTCGTATGACTCAGGGGCTACGTTGGGTACGTTTTACATTAGGACGATCAAGTTCCGTAAGTCAGAACCAGAGTCCTTTGAGACAACTTGATAATGGGGTAAGTGGaagagaagatgatgatgatgttgaaaTGCTAATTCCAGTTTCTGATGGATCTTCAGACTTTGATGTGAATGACTGCTCCAGACCTCTTCTTGATCTTGCCTCAGATCAAGGACAAGGGCTTAGACAACCATATAGTGCAACAAACCCTGGAGTAAGGCCAAGTAATCGAGATGGCCCCTGTGAGCGCTGTGGTATTGTCCACACTGCCCAGATACCAGACACTTGCTTGGAAGTAACACTGAAAAACGAAACGAGTGATGATGAGGCTTTGTTACTTTGTTAG